The Haloarcula sp. H-GB4 genome segment TTGACGGCGAGTACGTCGATCTACTGGAGTACGGCCTGCTGGCTGACGAGTGGAATCCATGAATCTCTTTCACACACCTTCCGAAGCTTCTTTCAGTACCCCCTCGTCGGCTTGTGTATGCCCGGACCAGCATTCCTCCGGGGCGAGACGGTAACGCTCCGAACGGTCGAAGTCGAAGACGTCGAGTTCCTGCAAGAGACGATCAACAACCCGGATGTCAGACACGGGCTCTCGGCCACAGAGCCGATCTCCGAACAGGCTGAGCGTGAGTGGGTCGAGTCCGTCGCCAGCGGCGAGACCGGTGACGTGCATCTGCTCGTCTGTGTCGACGGCGAAGCAGTCGGCATCATCGGGCTGAACGACGTCACGGACCGGATAGGGATGGCCGAACTCGGCTACTGGCTCACACCGGACGCATGGGGCAACGGCTACGCGACCGACGCCGCCCGGACGCTCACCGAGTACACCTTTCAGGAGCGCCGGTTCCATCGTGTGTACGCGAAGGTCTTCGCCGGCAACGAAGGCTCCCAGCGCGTGCTCGAAAAGACGGGGTTCCAGCGAGAGGGGACGCTGCGGGACCACTGGTTCCGCGATGGTCGCTACGAAGACGTGTACATCTACGGTCTGTTAGAGGGCGAACTGGACCACGGTGAGTAGCTACAACTCGGCAAGGCCACGCAGAACCGTGTCGAGGGCCGGCATGGTCCCGTCGGTGTCGTCGAACACAGTTGCCACCTGAACACGACATCGCTGGTCGACGACGAACGCCGCTTGTTGGATACTCTCATCCTGTTTTCTGATGCCGAACTGCGTCGCGACGCCGTGGGTGTCGGCCAGCAACGGGTATGGAAGCGACAGCGCCGCTGCGAGCGACCGGCAGTTGCCGATATTTGTTGGGAGAACGCCAAAGACAGCCACGGCATCTGATACGCTCGCCCAGTCTGCGTCGGCTAGCGCATTGAGGACAGTCCGCGACTCGGGGTCGTCGCCGGGAACGAACGCCACGACCACCGGCGCGCGGTTCGTCGCAGCCGACAGCCGATAGGCACCAGTACCGCCGTCCGCGGTCCCTTGCAGGTCGAAATCCGGGGCGGGATCACCAGCGGAGAGCATACCGAGCGAACGGGAAAGTGGGATAAAAGTCCCGCGGCCCGAACAGGCGTCTGGTACCTGTGTGGCGGCAGTGCTACCGGCGAGACGGAATCAGCTCGGCGCTCGGTTTCCGGGAGTGCTGTGTGGTATTGAGTCCCTGCACCGCAGACGTTTCAGTCGCAAAGAAGCTTTATAAGCCGTCCGACCGACCACCGTCGTATGGGAATGGAGAATCTGCCACAGGAGATTACAGCCCTCGTGGGTCGTGAGGTGTATTCGAAAAACGGCGTGTTCGTCGGCGAAGTCGAAGACCTTCGGCTGGAACTCGACCGCAAGGAAGTGACAGGGCTGGCACTCCACCAGCTTAACACAGAACTGTTTGACGAAGAAGTGAACGCATCGCGAGGCGTCATCATCCCGTACCGGTGGGTTCAGGCTGTCGGCGATGTCGTCATCGTCAGCGATATCGTCGAACGGCTTCGCCAGCCCGAGGCCGGCGACGAAGAAGAAGAAGTCCCCGCCTAGTTACCGTTCGAACTCTCGCTGCTGGAACTGTCGACGCCCATCGCTTCGAACAGTTTCCGCTTGACCGCTTCTTCAGTGAGTTCCAGCAGTGTATCTCTGTTGTCGTCGCTCGTATCGAGGCCGGTGAAGATACCAAGCGGTATCTCGACGCTGGCATCGGTGGAGTGGCCCGCTGTCTCGCCCATCTCGCCGAACGCGTCCGACAGCACCTTGCCGATGTTCATCCGGATGTCCTTGGACCGGGCGGCGAGATAGATAGTGTCATCGGCGATAGCGAATACCGCTGTGGTCGTGATGCCTTCCAGATTGAGGAGGTGCTGGGCTGCCTGCGCTAGCGCGTCGCGATCCCGGATGAACCCGGCGTTGGAGACGAGGTGGCTCCCCTGGACCTCGCGGTTCCGGATCGCTTCAGCGAGCACGTCAAGCGTTTCCGGACTCATCGACGGCGATTCGACCTGTTCGAGCGTGTCGTGGTCGGCGAATGGATACAGATACGCCGCAGCGGTCAGGTCCGCCGGTGTCGTATCCCGTTTGAAGTCCAGCGTCTCGGCGCGAATGCCGTACAGCAGCGCCGTGGCGACGCTCTGGTCGAGGTTGAGATCCAGTTCCTGAATGTACTTCGTCAGAATCGTCGACGTGGCCGAGATGTTCGGCCGGATATCGGAGAAAGCGGCGTCGTGTTCCAGTTCATGCTCGTGTTCGTAGTGGTCGACAACGATATCGACCGACTCAATAGCCGGTTCGCCACCCTTGGCAACGTCCACTAGCGCGAACGTATCGTACTCATCGAGGTCGACATCCTCGTTCGAGGTCAGTTCGATGCCGAGGAGATTGACGAACGCACGGTTTTCCTGATGCCCGATCTCGCCCTCGTAGATAATGTCGGCGTCCACGTCGCGGCTCGCGGCGATGGCCCGCAGCGCCGCCGCCGAGGCGATGGAGTCCGGGTCCGGCGACCGGTGGATGAGTATCGCCATGCGGTCCTCGGTCCCATCGATGACATCCCCAAGCTGGGAAGCCTTGTACTCCAGTTCACCCGTTTCCAGTGCTCGAAGCGCCGAGTCCGCGATGACCGCAGAGGGATTGATGACCACGTCCGCACCGAGTTCGGTGAGGTCGTCGGCGGACACCGGGTCGTCGGCGCGAGCGACGATGAACTGCTCCCCGCCGGACTCACGGATGTTCTGCACCGCTTCGGCGTTGGCGTTCACATCCGGAGACATGATGAGAACCACGTCGCGGTCGGCCACCGTCTGGGCGACGTCGGTTTCGCAGATGTCCGCCTGCTGTGCGTTGAGGTCCTGATCGCGGAGCGCCTCCACTCGCCCCTCGTCCGCGTCAAGGATGAGGACGTCTTTCCCCTCCCCGACGAGTTCTTCCGCCACGGCGTGGCCAACACTCCCACACCCGAGGATGGCGTAGGTCGACATAGAGGCCATCGTGATGCCGCTGGCTGTACTCATTAGTGTCTGTATCGCTTGGCGTCAAGCCTCTTTAATGCCAGCTATTTCTCCAACAACTGGGAACGGCCTCCTGAAGAACCGGTCCGAGAGGCCCTCAAACGTCGTCCAGCACGGATACAGTCGAGCCCCGCCTGACTCCTATGATAGTCAATCGCCGCTAGTCGACTGTTGTGTGCAAGAAACGTGGGACCGACCGACACAAGGCGTCCGAATGAAAACCTATTTTACCGGGCCGTCCAGAGAATTGAATGCACTGGGCCGGTAGCTCAGTCTGGCAGAGCGACGGCCTCTTAAGCCGTCGGTCGAGGGTTCAAATCCCTTCCGGCCCGTATTCTTGCGCCGCAAACGAAAACCGTGAGCGGTGCGACTTCGATGAGAAGAGGTTTGAATGATGGATGAAGCCACGGTCACAGACTAGACTTAGCCACTTAGACATACAGGTCGCCAGCATCAGTGGCGAGTACTGCGTTGACAACGACACCGAGCATCAGGACAATCGCGGCCACATACGTGCTTGTGAGGATGAGTATGAGTCCACTGAGAACGCCGTAGATGGCGTACTGTCCGGCGTTGGCAGCAAAGAACTGGATCGCCGCATGGAGGACAGTCCAGCCCAGTGCGGTCGTTATCGCGCCCGGGAGCGATGCGGTAAGCGAGCCGGCGACACGTGACGGGACAAAATACAGGGGCAGCAGCGTCACAGTCAGAGCGACGAACAGAACAGCGAATCCGACGAGCACGCGCAGCAGACCGGTGGCAAAGAGAGCCAGAAACACGCTCTGGACGAGGATTACGAGAACTGCAGCAGTAAGCGTCCCGAGGACAACTACAGCGTCGGACACCTGCTTTGAGAGTGGCTGCTCCGCCACCGGCTCGATCCGCTCGACAACGGTCAGGAAGCCGACCGCAACATTGGCACCGCTCCATGCCAGCACGACCACGGAGAGGACTGTCGCTGTTGTCCGGCCCGTCGCCGCCGTCAATCCCTCGTATAACAGTTGCTGTGTATCGGGAGTGAGGAACTGCGCTCCCGTGACTGAAACCACGCCAGCCAGTTGCCGGCCGAAGATGATGAACACGAGCAACAGCACCGGCATGAGCGAGATGAACGCGTAGTACGCCAGCGATGTGGCGATGTACCTGATATCGCTCTCGTACGCGATACCGGCGACTGTCTTCGCCGTTGCGATCCACTCGGCTCGTCGCGCCATACTCCGAAAACAGCGGAAGCAGGGAAACATGTTTGTGCTTCGACAGCCGAGATCACGAGACAGCTACGACTGATCCCCAGCGATACCATATTCTTCTCTCATGGCGCACTCGGCCCGTAAGTCACTGGACACCCCGTTCAGCCGTCCAGCTGTTTTCGCATCTTGACGTGTGGGATGCCGGCTTCCTCGAATACGTCGCTGACCGTCTCATAGCCGAGGTGCTGGTAAAACGGCTCGACGTGAGTCTGTGCGTGGAGTTTGAGTTCAGTTGCGCCATCGTCACGAGCGGCATCTTCGACGGCCCGCATCAGCGCTGCGCCGACACCATCCCCTCGGTAGGACTCACGGACCGCGACTCGCTCAACCTTGCCGACCGTGGGCTTGGGGAACCGGAGCCGAGCAGTCCCAACGGGATACTCGTCGTCACGGGCCAGAAACTGAACGGCGTCCGAGTCGTTTCCATCGAGTTCCTCATCCTCGGAGACGCCCTGTTCCTCAACGAACACTGCTTTTCGAACGGCCGTTGCTGCGTCTCGGAACGCATCCCAGGTGCCGACATCGACTTCCAAGTGGTTCATGCCCGCGGTTTCGAGCGGGTCCCCTGTATGTGCTGTCACTGAGAATCGCCGAAACCATCAACACAGATGCGGGTGAAGCGGGCACGTATGACGTACGACTACGCTCGTGATCACGAGCACGAACTGTCGGCGGAGTATCTGTACGCCTCTGATGCGGAGGTTCTGGGAATCTACGACGCCGATGAATCTCTACAGGTCGACGTGGCGGTCATCTGCCCCGAGTGCAGTGAGACACTTCGTCTGGAGTCGACCGTCGACAAAGTCACGTCGTCCGGAACGGAACTACCGCTGGACGAAGACTACTACGACTGACCGAAGATCCCGAAATAATTTTTTCCGCGGCGCGAGTACACTGGGCCGCTATGTCAGACTTCGGCACGTTCGAGTGTTCGAGCTGTGGTGCGTCGTTCAAAGCGTATCCCGACGCGAATGCGGCACAGAAAGAAGCGTGTAGTCCGGCCTGCGAAACCGACTTATAATCAGCTTCGGCTTTTTTGCGTTCCTTCGGTCGGCAGCGTTTAGCTGTCGGGGCTGTAGTTGGGCGCTTCGTCCGTAATCATCACGTCGTGGGGGTGGCTCTCTTGCTGTCCCGCGGCGGAGACACGCACAAACTCGGCGCGCTGCTTGAACTCGGGAATCGTTTCGGCTCCGACATAGCCCATTCCGGACTGCATCCCGCCGACGAGCTGGTGGAGTTCGGAGGCCAGCGAGCCCTTGTACGGCGTCGCGGCCTCGACGCCTTCAGGGACGAACTCCTCGCCCTCCTCGTCGTCCTTGAGGTAGCGCTCGCCGCCGCCCTCGTTCATCGCACCGACGCTACCCATCCCGCGGTACTGCTTGTACTTCTTGCCGTTCATCGTGATGACGCGGCCTGGGGCCTCATCGGTTCCGGCGAAGTACGAACCGAGCATCACCGCGTCCGCACCGGCGGCGATGGCCTTGATAGCGTCGCCGGAGTACCGGATGCCGCCGTCGGCGATGACCGGCACGTCGTGCTGGCTCGCCACGTCGGCGACCTGCGCAACGGCGGTGATCTGTGGCATCCCCGAACCGGTGACCACACGAGTCGTACAGATAGAACCGGGGCCGATACCCACCTTAACACCGTCGGCGAAGTCAACGACGGCTTCAGCGGCTTCCCGGGTCCCGATGTTACCGACAACCACATCGGCGTCTACTTCGGCCTTGATCTCGCGAGCGCTCTCGATGACGTTCGCGTTGTGGGCGTGCGCACAGTCGATGAACAGGATGTCAGCGCCGGCCTCGTCGGCGACCTGTGCTCGGTCCATCTCGAAGGGGCCGACGGCGGCACCACAGCGGAGCGAGCCGTCGTCCGCGCGGGCGGCCTGGTCGTACTCGCGACGCTGGAGGATGCCCTGCATCGTGACCAGCCCGACGAGTCGGTTCTCGTCGTCGACAATAGGGACGCGCTCGATTTTGTGGTCGTACATCAGTTCTAGCGCTTCGCGGGGGGTCACGTTCTCGGGTGCGGTGACGACTTCGTCGGTCATCGCATCCGTGACGGCGTCGTCCTCACCGACCTCCAGATACGGGCGGATGTCCGTCCCGGAGATGATGCCCAGCACTTCGCCACTGTCGTCGTCGACGACCGGCGCGCCGGAAACGCCCTCGTGTTCCATCATATCGTCGACCTCGCGGACGGTCTGGTTCGGGCTGGCCGTCACGACATCCCGGATAATGAGTTCGTCGGCGCGTTTGACCCGCTCGATCTCGGTCGCCATCTGATCGGCGTTCATGTTACGATGGAGGACGCCGATACCGCCCTGGCGTGCCATCGCGATCGCCATATCGCTCTCGGTGACGGTGTCCATCGCCGCGGAGACAACAGGGACGGTCAGTTCGACCGACTTCGAGACCCGCGTTGTGGTATCTGCTTCGTCTGGTTCGACGCGGGACTCCTTGGGTCTGAGGAGTACGTCGTCGAACGTCAGCGCCTCCGGCACTCGGAGCTTCTCTGAGAAAGGCTCGGAATCGTTCGCCATGTAAATCGTCCACGACGGCCCGGCAAAAACGTTGCGAGACTCGGCGCTACGTGGGGTTCGATGCCACACGTGTCTCCGGCAGCCCCTTCCAGAAATCCGCCATCGATCTCTCATTTGTCACGCCCTGGTCCCGAAGGTGAGACATTCGTCCACAAACATCGGGGCATTCCGGAAAAGCGGTGGCGTATGTGCGCAGTTCTCACGCAACGGTTATGTGCGAATGAAGGATAATTAAAAACATGCGACTCACCGAACCCGCACGGAACGGTACTGCCCGCCAGATGACGTCCACAGCGTCGGGCAACACAACGTTCACGTGGTTCGGTAAGAAATTCTGGCAACTCTGTCGTGTTCGTCAGGACCGAGTGAGAACCTCCCAACGAGAGTTGGGTTATGCTCGACCGTAACACGACATGAGTAGCTCCAGACACCCGATTGCACTCGACATCGAGCAGCAGGTCGGCCGCGGTGGTCGGCTCTTAGCGACCGTGATGGGCCTTCCGCTCGTCGACGGCATCTTCCCGGTACTCGTCCTCGCGGGGGCACTTTCAACCTGGATGGGCGTCCTCGAAGTGGGCTTGCTCGTCTTCGGTGGGTCAGCCACCGTTGCTGTCGTGTTAGCCGAACTCGAAGGCGGTCCCCGGCAGCAAGCGCGCTCTGTCCTCATCATCGGAGCCGTGTTGATGCCGATTGCGCTCACCGAAGCAGCCCTTGCGCCGACGATTGCGGGGATCGTCAAACTGGGGACCCTCGAACGCTTCGCCGGCCTCGTCATCCTCGCAATCGCCGCACAGACCGCGAGCGCCCGAATCGGTGAGTACCTGCCGCGGCCGGCCATCATCGTCGTCCTCGGCCTGCTGGCGAGCCTCGACCCCGCCGGTGCAAAGCTGGTCACCGCTATCGAACCCGGTGTCTTGCTCCGCGCGGCCGCCACCACGGGCGTCGGTATCGGCTTCGCCCTCGCCGTCGCACTGGCGAGCCCGTGGCTGCGTAACGCCGTCGACATCGACCGCTTCCGCTTCGGTAGCGCTGTCGCGCTCGGCGTCCTCGCTCTCTCGGTCCTCGGCGTGATGCCGACCGACGCGCCAGTGGCGCTAGCCGTGCTTGCTGTCACGGCGCTGCTGTCATTCGACCCGGAGAACGCCCGCACGCGTCACACGGAATACCGACCCGACGCCGTGGACCTCACTGCCGCCTTCGCTGACGGCGGCGCGTCCCAAGGCGTCGCCGCCGACGAACAGACCGACGAAGGGGCCGCAGTCGAGTACGAGCCGGATCAAGAGCGCGCCCCGTGGCTGTGACGAGGGAGAACTTTTAGGCCTCTCAGGCTCGGCTGTCCGGTATGAGCGACAATCGCGTGGTCCAGGGTCGGATGCAGACCCCCGAGAGCCTGGCCGAACTCATCGAAGGAGAGGGTGTCATGGACGCAGAGCCGATCGAAGACGCCGATGACGACTGCCCGGAGTGTGGCGAAAACGTCATCTCCGTGGGGTACATGCCTTCTGCACTGGAATTTGTTACTGGGTACAAGTGCCAGGAATGCGACTGGTCGGACACCGACCGCGACTAAGCGCCGTCTGCCAATCGAAATCCCTTTAATGCGAGTCGGCTTACGCCGGAGTGCGGGGTCGTGGCCTAGTCCGGGAAGGCGGCTGACTCCAGAGGCCACGCGCCTGGGACGACACTCCAAGGGCTGATATACTGAGCGGCCGGCTGATCACCGGTTCGCGACGATGACCCTCTGGAGTTCCGAGGCGCAGGACGGAGATATCAGCCGATCGGGGGTTCAAATCCCTCCGACCCCATACTGTTACCCTTCCAGACCAATCTTTCAGCCGGATTTTACATAGTAGTACAGCTAAATAATACAGATCTGTCTTCAAAAACCCGATCTCAGCGAAGCCAAGGCATTCCGGAAGCACGGATTCATGTAATCAGTGCCAAGTTGGGGACGCCAACACTGCCCAAGTCCAATGAGTTTACTGCATGGCGGCTATCTGCCCACGCATGAGTCAGTTATTACGTGATTTACTTGTCGGAAACGCCGACCACGCGGCGGAGTTCCGGGACCGGTTCGACAGTGTTCAGAACTCACAAACTCCAGATGCTGTCACGGTCTGTTGCTCCGACTCGCGGGTACTTCAGGACCATATGTGGGGCAACAGCGAGCCGGGGCATCTCTTTACTTGTAGCAACATCGGGAACCGAGTCATCCAGCGGACCGCCTCCGGCGAGGCGGTATCTGGTGACGTGTTGTACCCTATCGAGCACACGATGACCGAAACGGCTGTCGTCGTCGGCCACACCGGCTGTGGAGCGGTGACGGCGACCTATGACGACCTGACGGACGGCCTTGATGAGCCGGCCGGCATTGACCACTGTCTCAGTGTTCTCAAGCCCCATCTCGAGCCTGCGCTGGAACATCTCCCCGAGGATATTGAGCGAGCGGCGGCCATCAACCGACTCGTCGAGTACAACGTCGACAGGCAAGTCGAGTTTCTTCGAAACAGTGACGACGTTCCCGACGCTGTCGACGTGGTCGGCGTCGTCTACGACTTTCAGGACGTGTACGGCGGCCGACGGGGTGAAGTCCACGTCATCAATGTCCACGGTGAAACCGATATCGACGCGCTCCGGGCAGCCCATCCCGATATCGACTCACGGATCAACCGCCTCTGGGAGTACTAACGGGACGCTGGAAGCGGTGGACAGAACGGTGAAACTAACTCTCGGACTAGACCGACTCCATCACAACAGATTCTTGCTACCTGTTCTCTCGCTGTTCGACCTTGTTCAGTTCGATCAGGAGCCGGAAGATCGCTTTCACGAGGTTTTCGTCGACGTCGAACTGCTCCGCATTGTCGCCAGCACGGTCCATGACGGCCTGCTCCTGTTGCTCGTCGGTCGTCGGCAGCCCTTTCTCGTCTTTGACCTGTGCGATGGTGTCGGCAACGTAGGTTCGCTGAGCGATCTTCTCAACGATTTCACGGTCGATCGTCCGGATTTCGTCGCGCAGTTCGTCCAGCGACATGTCCTCTGGGTTTGGATTCGTGGTCATACTATGTGTGTCCCCTCTGTTTGTGTCGTCGTCAGCCATGTCTCT includes the following:
- a CDS encoding YihY/virulence factor BrkB family protein, whose translation is MARRAEWIATAKTVAGIAYESDIRYIATSLAYYAFISLMPVLLLVFIIFGRQLAGVVSVTGAQFLTPDTQQLLYEGLTAATGRTTATVLSVVVLAWSGANVAVGFLTVVERIEPVAEQPLSKQVSDAVVVLGTLTAAVLVILVQSVFLALFATGLLRVLVGFAVLFVALTVTLLPLYFVPSRVAGSLTASLPGAITTALGWTVLHAAIQFFAANAGQYAIYGVLSGLILILTSTYVAAIVLMLGVVVNAVLATDAGDLYV
- the guaB gene encoding IMP dehydrogenase; the encoded protein is MANDSEPFSEKLRVPEALTFDDVLLRPKESRVEPDEADTTTRVSKSVELTVPVVSAAMDTVTESDMAIAMARQGGIGVLHRNMNADQMATEIERVKRADELIIRDVVTASPNQTVREVDDMMEHEGVSGAPVVDDDSGEVLGIISGTDIRPYLEVGEDDAVTDAMTDEVVTAPENVTPREALELMYDHKIERVPIVDDENRLVGLVTMQGILQRREYDQAARADDGSLRCGAAVGPFEMDRAQVADEAGADILFIDCAHAHNANVIESAREIKAEVDADVVVGNIGTREAAEAVVDFADGVKVGIGPGSICTTRVVTGSGMPQITAVAQVADVASQHDVPVIADGGIRYSGDAIKAIAAGADAVMLGSYFAGTDEAPGRVITMNGKKYKQYRGMGSVGAMNEGGGERYLKDDEEGEEFVPEGVEAATPYKGSLASELHQLVGGMQSGMGYVGAETIPEFKQRAEFVRVSAAGQQESHPHDVMITDEAPNYSPDS
- a CDS encoding GNAT family N-acetyltransferase; its protein translation is MPGPAFLRGETVTLRTVEVEDVEFLQETINNPDVRHGLSATEPISEQAEREWVESVASGETGDVHLLVCVDGEAVGIIGLNDVTDRIGMAELGYWLTPDAWGNGYATDAARTLTEYTFQERRFHRVYAKVFAGNEGSQRVLEKTGFQREGTLRDHWFRDGRYEDVYIYGLLEGELDHGE
- a CDS encoding DUF5795 family protein, with translation MSDNRVVQGRMQTPESLAELIEGEGVMDAEPIEDADDDCPECGENVISVGYMPSALEFVTGYKCQECDWSDTDRD
- a CDS encoding redoxin domain-containing protein — protein: MLSAGDPAPDFDLQGTADGGTGAYRLSAATNRAPVVVAFVPGDDPESRTVLNALADADWASVSDAVAVFGVLPTNIGNCRSLAAALSLPYPLLADTHGVATQFGIRKQDESIQQAAFVVDQRCRVQVATVFDDTDGTMPALDTVLRGLAEL
- a CDS encoding GNAT family N-acetyltransferase, which produces MNHLEVDVGTWDAFRDAATAVRKAVFVEEQGVSEDEELDGNDSDAVQFLARDDEYPVGTARLRFPKPTVGKVERVAVRESYRGDGVGAALMRAVEDAARDDGATELKLHAQTHVEPFYQHLGYETVSDVFEEAGIPHVKMRKQLDG
- a CDS encoding DHH family phosphoesterase, with product MSTASGITMASMSTYAILGCGSVGHAVAEELVGEGKDVLILDADEGRVEALRDQDLNAQQADICETDVAQTVADRDVVLIMSPDVNANAEAVQNIRESGGEQFIVARADDPVSADDLTELGADVVINPSAVIADSALRALETGELEYKASQLGDVIDGTEDRMAILIHRSPDPDSIASAAALRAIAASRDVDADIIYEGEIGHQENRAFVNLLGIELTSNEDVDLDEYDTFALVDVAKGGEPAIESVDIVVDHYEHEHELEHDAAFSDIRPNISATSTILTKYIQELDLNLDQSVATALLYGIRAETLDFKRDTTPADLTAAAYLYPFADHDTLEQVESPSMSPETLDVLAEAIRNREVQGSHLVSNAGFIRDRDALAQAAQHLLNLEGITTTAVFAIADDTIYLAARSKDIRMNIGKVLSDAFGEMGETAGHSTDASVEIPLGIFTGLDTSDDNRDTLLELTEEAVKRKLFEAMGVDSSSSESSNGN
- a CDS encoding PRC-barrel domain-containing protein produces the protein MENLPQEITALVGREVYSKNGVFVGEVEDLRLELDRKEVTGLALHQLNTELFDEEVNASRGVIIPYRWVQAVGDVVIVSDIVERLRQPEAGDEEEEVPA
- a CDS encoding carbonic anhydrase, which translates into the protein MSQLLRDLLVGNADHAAEFRDRFDSVQNSQTPDAVTVCCSDSRVLQDHMWGNSEPGHLFTCSNIGNRVIQRTASGEAVSGDVLYPIEHTMTETAVVVGHTGCGAVTATYDDLTDGLDEPAGIDHCLSVLKPHLEPALEHLPEDIERAAAINRLVEYNVDRQVEFLRNSDDVPDAVDVVGVVYDFQDVYGGRRGEVHVINVHGETDIDALRAAHPDIDSRINRLWEY
- a CDS encoding DUF5794 domain-containing protein, which codes for MSSSRHPIALDIEQQVGRGGRLLATVMGLPLVDGIFPVLVLAGALSTWMGVLEVGLLVFGGSATVAVVLAELEGGPRQQARSVLIIGAVLMPIALTEAALAPTIAGIVKLGTLERFAGLVILAIAAQTASARIGEYLPRPAIIVVLGLLASLDPAGAKLVTAIEPGVLLRAAATTGVGIGFALAVALASPWLRNAVDIDRFRFGSAVALGVLALSVLGVMPTDAPVALAVLAVTALLSFDPENARTRHTEYRPDAVDLTAAFADGGASQGVAADEQTDEGAAVEYEPDQERAPWL
- a CDS encoding chorismate mutase; translation: MTTNPNPEDMSLDELRDEIRTIDREIVEKIAQRTYVADTIAQVKDEKGLPTTDEQQEQAVMDRAGDNAEQFDVDENLVKAIFRLLIELNKVEQRENR